DNA from Campylobacter concisus:
TTGTAATTTATATTAAAGATGATACGCCAAGGCTTTAGTGAGTCATCATATCCGATAGATGTTACTTCTATTCTATTCTCATTTGAGCTGATTAGTTCATATATTGCCATGCCAAGTTTATGACCAAGCTCATTTATTTCAACGCCCATCGACCAAAGATCAATAATACTATCATTTAATCGGCCGTAGTTACCAAGTCTAGAGTTTAAAATAGTATCAATGTGATCTTTTATGTCGCTGTCTAGATCTTTAAAATATGGACGTAGCTTTGATTCATCGCTAAATTCATATAAAATTTTATCTATCAGCGACATAGTAAGCTTACTCTTTGTCTAGTTTTCCAACCAAAGAAAGCTCGAAATTTGCTCCCATAAATTTAAAGTGAGGTCTAGCCAAAAGCTCTATTTTATACCAACCAGGCTCGCCAGCTATATCACTGACGATTACTTTTGCGCTCCTAAATGGTCTTCTACTTCTAACATCTGCTGGTGGGTTTTCCTGATCTGAGATGTATTGTCTTAGCCATTCATTTAAGCCACGCTCAACATCGCTACGCTCTTTCCATGTACCTATCTCTTCTCTTTGAAGCACTTTTAGATAATGAGCCAAACGAGAGATCAAAAATACATAAGGTAGTTGGGTTCCGAGTCTGAAATTTGTCTCAGCAGCTTTACCTTCTGGAGTATTTGGGAAAATTTTAGGCTTTAAAGCAGAGTTAGCAGAGAAAAATGCAGCGTTATTGCTATCTCTTCTTAAAGTAAGAGCGATAAATCCATTTTCTGAAAGTTCAAATTCTCTTCTATCTGTGATCAAAACTTCGGTTGGAATTTTTGTTTGAACGCTTCCATAATTTTCGTAAGTGTAAGTTGGAAGATCCTTTACAGCACCGCCACCTTTTGGCCCAATGATATTGCCGCACCATCTATAATCAGCAAAACTATCTGTAAGCCTTGTAGCAAACGCATAGGCCCCATTGCCCCAAAGCATATCATCGTGATTATTTACAGTTTCTCTATAATTAAAGCTCTTTATAGGATTATCTTCTGGCACATAAGGAGATCTTGTAAGAAATCTATTTACCATACATCCTGTGTATTTTGCATCTTCATTTTCTCTAAAAGTTCTCCATCTTGTATATTGTGGGCCTTCTAGCATGCTTTTTAGATCTTTTATATTTTCAAGCTCACCAAAATTATCAAGTCCGAAAAATTTAGCAGAAAGAGATGTAAGAAGCGGTGAATGGCTCATTGCAGCAATTGATGACATTTTATTTAAAAAAGTCATATCTTGATTTGATTTATCTAGCTCATAATCAGCCACTATCGCACCAACTGGCTCACCACCAAATTGTCCATATTCAGCTGAATAAATTTGTTTATAAAGTGTACTTTGAGTTATATCTAGATTGTTTTCAAAATCATCTAAAATTTCTTCTTTTGTGGCGTCTAAAAGATCAATTTTTACATTTTCATTAAAATTCGTTCTCTCGACCAAAAATCTAATTCCACGCCAAGTTGATTCTAGTTCTTGGAAAGATTTATTGTGTAAAATTTCATCCATTTGAGCAGATAAAAGGGTATCAATGTGAGCTATCATCTCATCTAGTGCGAGCTTATTTATTTTATCTTCGGCATTATTTGTTGTTATTATGTTTGAAATAAACTCAGCAACTCCTTGCTTTACAACACTATAACTCTCGTCATCTTTTGAATATTTACTCCTTTGCATTATGCTTTCAATGATAGGAGTTTTAACTTTAGTTTCAGACATTTTTATTCCTTATCTTGTTCGTCTTTAATCTCTAAAAGAAGTTGTTTTCTACTATCTTCATCTTTTATAGCTTCTAAAACCGCTTTTCTAAAATCAGGCATATTGCCCATAGGACCTTTTAGTGCAACTAAAGCTTTTCTAAGCTGTAAGAGTTTTTTTAGCTCAGGAATTTGATTTATAATATTATCTGGATTAAAATCATGGATGCTCTCAAAATCAAGGTCAATATTTAAATCTTCATTATTAGAATTTAGCTTATTTTTTACAGAGAAATTTGTATGAATATCTAAGCTTTTCATAACCTGATCAAAGTTTATTTTATTGATAGAAATCACTTCACGATCTTCAAGTGGAGTTTGGTTTTCACCAGTTAAATTTGCAACTACCATAAGTTTTAATGGAAGCTCTACATCAGCCTCTTGGTCATTTGTCTTAGTTTTATAGACTATATTTATGCGTTCTTTTGGTGGGATTAGATTATCTGCCATAGTAACATCCTTTTTTTCGTAAATGATTTAAGAATTATATTTAAATAAAATTAAAGGTGATTTAAAAAAACATATTTTATCACACAAATGTTTTTGCCTTTATATATATGTCTGATAAATAATCTTTAAGCTCGGTATTTTCTATAAAATTAACTATTTGTGCATAGGTAGCTTTTGCATTATTATTCATGCCTTGAGCAGTAAAAATTTTTGATAATTCAAGCATAAAATTAAGCTCGCTTTGAGTACTTGAGGCATGCTTGCTTTTGTCTAGTTCTTTTATTAGATCTTCAAAACTCATATCTTTTTTACTATCACTGCTGGAAGTAAATTCCAAAGAGTTGCTTTTAATAAAAAATTTACTTATATCTTCACTAAAAAAAGCTTCTCCACTTTGAAATTTGAGCTTTTTCATATCTGGAAATTTATCAATAAAATTTAAAACCATATCACAAATAAGATCACTTTGTCTTGCAAGTCCAGCGCTATTTAAAAACTCGCAAAATA
Protein-coding regions in this window:
- the tssC gene encoding type VI secretion system contractile sheath large subunit, with the protein product MSETKVKTPIIESIMQRSKYSKDDESYSVVKQGVAEFISNIITTNNAEDKINKLALDEMIAHIDTLLSAQMDEILHNKSFQELESTWRGIRFLVERTNFNENVKIDLLDATKEEILDDFENNLDITQSTLYKQIYSAEYGQFGGEPVGAIVADYELDKSNQDMTFLNKMSSIAAMSHSPLLTSLSAKFFGLDNFGELENIKDLKSMLEGPQYTRWRTFRENEDAKYTGCMVNRFLTRSPYVPEDNPIKSFNYRETVNNHDDMLWGNGAYAFATRLTDSFADYRWCGNIIGPKGGGAVKDLPTYTYENYGSVQTKIPTEVLITDRREFELSENGFIALTLRRDSNNAAFFSANSALKPKIFPNTPEGKAAETNFRLGTQLPYVFLISRLAHYLKVLQREEIGTWKERSDVERGLNEWLRQYISDQENPPADVRSRRPFRSAKVIVSDIAGEPGWYKIELLARPHFKFMGANFELSLVGKLDKE
- the tssB gene encoding type VI secretion system contractile sheath small subunit codes for the protein MADNLIPPKERINIVYKTKTNDQEADVELPLKLMVVANLTGENQTPLEDREVISINKINFDQVMKSLDIHTNFSVKNKLNSNNEDLNIDLDFESIHDFNPDNIINQIPELKKLLQLRKALVALKGPMGNMPDFRKAVLEAIKDEDSRKQLLLEIKDEQDKE